A single Fusobacterium perfoetens ATCC 29250 DNA region contains:
- a CDS encoding (2Fe-2S)-binding protein — protein sequence MEIKLWINGKLTEDNIEPDTPLLEYVRSKGCLSVKRGCETSNCGLCTLWIDEKPVLSCTVLAARANGKHITTLEGLQEEAKEFGEFMAKEGADQCGYCNPGFIMNVLAMVRELKEFSDEDIKEYLVGNLCRCTGYMGQFRAVKAFLNYKRGGER from the coding sequence ATGGAAATAAAATTATGGATTAATGGAAAATTAACAGAAGATAATATAGAACCAGATACACCACTATTAGAATACGTAAGAAGTAAGGGATGTTTAAGTGTAAAAAGAGGATGTGAAACTTCTAATTGTGGATTATGTACTCTTTGGATAGATGAAAAACCTGTTTTATCTTGTACAGTATTAGCTGCTAGAGCTAACGGAAAACATATAACAACTCTAGAAGGATTACAAGAAGAAGCTAAAGAATTTGGAGAATTTATGGCCAAAGAAGGAGCAGACCAATGTGGATATTGTAATCCTGGGTTTATAATGAATGTTCTAGCAATGGTAAGAGAATTAAAAGAATTTTCTGATGAAGATATAAAAGAATACTTAGTAGGAAATTTATGTAGATGTACTGGTTATATGGGACAATTTAGAGCAGTAAAAGCATTTTTAAATTATAAAAGAGGAGGAGAGAGATAA
- a CDS encoding FAD binding domain-containing protein, which produces MLTIKEYVSVESLEEAYKLNQNVNNVILGGTGWLKLQNRNIVKAIDLSKLGLDKIEEDEEKYTIGCMVTLRDIEKNVSLNEYTNNALKNSLKDIVGVQFRNCVTIGGSIYSRFGFSDILTSLLTLDTYVEMYKGGIIPLKDFVNMPYDKDILVRIIIKKDGRKVGYSAFRNQATNFPVITCGVTITENKKVYAVIGARPYKAKVVEDNENILGEFSEENIEKFAKYVSENLKFDSNMRASGEYRKRLTEVFVKRTLKKLMEEK; this is translated from the coding sequence ATGTTAACAATAAAAGAATATGTATCTGTTGAATCACTAGAAGAGGCATATAAATTAAATCAAAATGTAAATAATGTAATACTTGGTGGAACAGGATGGTTAAAGCTACAAAATAGAAATATAGTTAAAGCAATAGATTTATCAAAATTAGGATTAGATAAAATAGAGGAAGATGAAGAAAAATATACTATAGGATGTATGGTAACTCTTAGAGATATAGAAAAAAATGTTTCTTTAAATGAATATACAAACAATGCTTTAAAAAATAGTTTAAAAGATATAGTAGGAGTACAATTTAGAAATTGTGTAACAATAGGTGGAAGTATTTATAGTAGATTTGGATTTTCAGACATTTTAACTTCTCTTCTTACTTTAGATACTTATGTAGAAATGTATAAGGGAGGAATAATTCCTTTAAAAGATTTTGTAAATATGCCTTATGATAAAGATATATTAGTAAGAATTATAATAAAAAAAGATGGAAGAAAAGTAGGATATTCTGCTTTTAGAAATCAAGCTACAAATTTTCCTGTAATAACTTGTGGAGTAACAATTACTGAAAATAAAAAAGTCTATGCTGTTATAGGAGCAAGACCTTATAAAGCAAAAGTAGTAGAAGATAATGAAAATATTTTAGGAGAATTTTCTGAAGAAAATATAGAAAAGTTTGCAAAATATGTTAGTGAAAATTTAAAATTTGATTCAAATATGAGAGCTAGTGGAGAGTATCGTAAAAGATTAACAGAAGTTTTTGTAAAAAGAACTTTAAAAAAATTAATGGAGGAAAAATAA